A window of archaeon BMS3Bbin15 genomic DNA:
AGATGGAAAGTGATCTCTACTTTGCTCTGCTCGAAAAGCCAGGTACGCCAAATGAACTCAGCGACAGGATAGAGAAAAGCAGGAGTTTAATTCAGAGAGCTCTCCAGAATCTTGTAGCCTTTGGCTTGGCTTACAGAAAACCAGTTAGAAGAGCCAGAGGAAGGGCTTATGAGTATGCTGCTGTTTCCAAGGATGATGCAAAGAAAATTATGAGAAAAGCACTGAAAAAATGGACAGACAATA
This region includes:
- a CDS encoding sugar-specific transcriptional regulator TrmB, which gives rise to MLEAKSIICAHDHSIDFVMQCLLGIREMESDLYFALLEKPGTPNELSDRIEKSRSLIQRALQNLVAFGLAYRKPVRRARGRAYEYAAVSKDDAKKIMRKALKKWTDNIEKAIEEW